One region of Microbacterium sufflavum genomic DNA includes:
- a CDS encoding L-serine ammonia-lyase, iron-sulfur-dependent, subunit alpha: MTAYVSAFDLFSIGVGPSSSHTVGPMRAAVDFAQRLTASGELGRVTRVGCTLYGSLGATGIGHGTPDAVVAGLRGLRPETCDPAAVRAAWQEFPDGAALRLGRVHDVAFAKDDIVFAPRTRLPGHPNAMTLTATAADGAVVAEDTYYSIGGGFIRRDGEAAKISTGAFPYPYADAASLLALCDEEGLSIAEVARRNEMALRSEAEVAAGLDAIWDAMSGCVDAGLHADGVLPGILKVKRRAGTIRGQLEAVEAEGHRELPGEWLGAFALAVNEENAAGGRVVTAPTNGAAGILPAVAMYWWRFLADSGLGAGNAVTPYGELVGSALLGFEGTPPPVTAAEEREDPAVAEANRRRGIRRFLLTATALGSLFKANASISGAEGGCQAEVGSACAMAAGGLTAVMGGTNRQIENAAEIAMEHHLGLTCDPIGGLVQIPCIERNAIAASTAVTAARLALRGDGSHYVSLDAVVETMRQTGADMSTKYKETSEGGLAVNVIEC; encoded by the coding sequence GTGACTGCGTACGTCTCGGCCTTCGACCTGTTCTCCATCGGAGTGGGGCCGTCGAGCTCGCACACCGTCGGCCCCATGCGCGCGGCCGTCGACTTCGCGCAGCGGCTCACGGCGTCGGGCGAGCTGGGCCGCGTCACCCGCGTCGGCTGCACGCTGTACGGCTCCCTGGGCGCGACCGGCATCGGCCACGGCACGCCCGACGCGGTGGTCGCCGGGCTCCGCGGCCTCCGCCCCGAGACGTGCGACCCGGCCGCCGTGCGGGCCGCGTGGCAGGAGTTCCCCGACGGCGCCGCCCTGCGCCTCGGCAGGGTCCACGACGTGGCGTTCGCGAAGGACGACATCGTGTTCGCGCCGCGCACGCGTCTGCCCGGTCACCCCAACGCCATGACCCTGACCGCCACCGCCGCGGACGGCGCCGTGGTGGCCGAGGACACCTACTACTCCATCGGCGGCGGGTTCATCCGGCGCGACGGCGAAGCGGCGAAGATCTCGACGGGCGCGTTCCCCTACCCGTACGCCGATGCCGCGTCGCTCCTGGCGCTGTGCGACGAGGAGGGCCTGTCGATCGCGGAGGTCGCGCGCCGCAACGAGATGGCGCTGCGCAGCGAAGCGGAGGTGGCGGCCGGGCTCGACGCCATCTGGGATGCGATGTCGGGGTGCGTCGATGCGGGGCTGCACGCCGACGGTGTGCTGCCGGGGATCCTCAAGGTCAAGCGACGGGCGGGCACGATCCGCGGCCAGCTCGAGGCGGTCGAGGCCGAGGGGCACCGCGAGCTCCCGGGCGAGTGGCTCGGGGCGTTCGCGCTCGCGGTGAACGAGGAGAACGCGGCGGGCGGCCGCGTCGTGACGGCACCGACGAACGGCGCCGCGGGGATCCTTCCGGCCGTGGCGATGTACTGGTGGCGGTTCCTGGCGGACTCCGGCCTCGGCGCCGGCAACGCCGTCACCCCGTACGGCGAGCTCGTCGGCAGCGCACTGCTGGGCTTCGAGGGCACGCCGCCACCGGTCACCGCGGCCGAGGAACGCGAAGACCCGGCGGTCGCCGAGGCCAACCGCCGCCGCGGCATCCGTCGCTTCCTGCTCACCGCGACCGCGCTCGGCTCGCTGTTCAAGGCCAATGCCTCCATCTCCGGCGCGGAGGGCGGGTGCCAGGCCGAGGTCGGCTCCGCGTGCGCGATGGCCGCCGGCGGGCTCACGGCCGTGATGGGCGGCACGAACCGGCAGATCGAGAACGCGGCCGAGATCGCCATGGAGCACCACCTCGGCCTCACGTGCGACCCGATCGGCGGGCTGGTGCAGATCCCGTGCATCGAACGGAACGCGATCGCCGCCTCGACCGCGGTGACCGCGGCCCGCCTCGCCCTGCGCGGTGACGGCAGCCACTACGTCTCGCTCGATGCCGTGGTCGAGACCATGCGGCAGACGGGGGCGGACATGTCGACCAAGTACAAGGAGACGAGCGAGGGCGGTCTCGCGGTCAACGTCATCGAGTGCTGA
- a CDS encoding AAA family ATPase, translated as MDSFWEPTSTRRRQQPVVSVRASSDAPPIDGRWPTSIPAVAQVLREGIDLDPGVTFLVGENGSGKSTLVEGIAIAYGLSPEGGSRQARHRTRATESELSSWLRLQRGIGADRWGFFLRAETMHSFYTYLEENPSTSGAEVSFHEMSHGESFLAVLESRFDDPGFYCLDEPEAALSFTSTLSLMAVLRRIADEGGQVLCATHSPVLAALPGATILEVGEWGLRPAAWEDLELVRHWRSFLGEPGRYLRHLLD; from the coding sequence ATGGACTCGTTCTGGGAGCCGACGTCCACACGGCGAAGGCAGCAGCCGGTCGTCTCGGTCCGGGCGTCCTCGGATGCCCCGCCCATCGATGGCCGCTGGCCCACGAGCATTCCCGCGGTGGCGCAAGTGCTGCGGGAGGGCATCGACCTCGACCCCGGTGTGACCTTCCTCGTCGGTGAGAACGGCAGCGGCAAGTCCACCCTGGTGGAGGGCATCGCGATCGCGTACGGCCTGTCGCCCGAGGGCGGCTCGCGGCAGGCGCGACACCGCACCAGGGCGACCGAGTCCGAGCTGTCGAGCTGGTTGCGGCTGCAGCGCGGTATCGGCGCCGATCGCTGGGGCTTCTTCCTCCGCGCCGAGACGATGCACTCCTTCTACACCTACCTGGAGGAGAACCCGTCGACGAGCGGCGCCGAGGTGTCGTTCCACGAGATGAGTCACGGCGAGTCGTTCCTGGCCGTGCTCGAGAGCCGGTTCGACGATCCCGGGTTCTACTGCCTCGACGAGCCGGAGGCCGCGCTGTCGTTCACGTCGACGCTGTCGCTGATGGCCGTGCTGCGGCGCATCGCCGACGAGGGAGGCCAGGTGCTGTGCGCGACGCACTCCCCGGTCCTCGCCGCTCTTCCGGGAGCGACGATCCTGGAGGTGGGGGAGTGGGGTCTGCGCCCGGCGGCCTGGGAAGACCTGGAGCTCGTGCGGCACTGGCGCTCGTTCCTCGGCGAGCCCGGCCGGTACCTGCGACACCTGCTGGACTGA
- a CDS encoding TetR/AcrR family transcriptional regulator, which translates to MTEHTAPRRRGRPRGGTDSRERILAAAVDEFGEQGYDGSTVRSIAGRAGVDSALVHHYFGTKADLFAEAVGIPLRPDIDVPGIVAGPRDEVGERLVRYVLEAFERPEVRRRGVMLIRTALGSRVTSPLLAGFLARELIGRIAKLLAVPDAELRATLVASQIAGLIVTRYVLALGPLAAADIGDLVHRVGPTVQRYLFD; encoded by the coding sequence ATGACCGAGCACACCGCACCCCGCCGACGCGGTCGCCCGCGCGGGGGGACGGACTCGCGCGAGCGCATCCTGGCGGCCGCGGTCGACGAGTTCGGCGAGCAGGGGTACGACGGCTCGACGGTCCGCTCGATCGCGGGGCGCGCCGGGGTGGACTCGGCACTCGTGCACCACTACTTCGGCACCAAGGCCGACCTCTTCGCGGAGGCGGTCGGGATACCGCTGCGACCCGACATCGACGTGCCCGGCATCGTCGCGGGGCCGCGGGACGAGGTGGGCGAGCGGCTGGTGCGCTACGTGCTGGAGGCGTTCGAGCGCCCCGAGGTGCGGCGCCGCGGTGTCATGCTGATCCGCACGGCGCTCGGCAGCCGCGTCACCTCGCCGCTGCTCGCGGGCTTCCTGGCGCGCGAGCTGATCGGGCGCATCGCGAAGCTGCTGGCCGTTCCCGATGCGGAGCTGCGCGCGACGCTGGTGGCCTCGCAGATCGCGGGACTGATCGTGACGCGCTACGTGCTGGCGCTCGGGCCCCTCGCGGCGGCGGACATCGGCGACCTCGTGCACCGCGTCGGTCCCACGGTGCAGCGGTACCTGTTCGACTGA
- a CDS encoding ABC transporter ATP-binding protein — protein MMNNAAVAIAQLRVRRGKVRVFDGVDLTIPRGQVTGLLGPSGCGKTTLMRSIVGVQRVESGDVTVLGEPGGSRQLRNRVAYGTQGAAVYGDLTVRQNLVYVAALLGAPRGDVERVIDEVGLRGQAGQLVESLSGGQSTRVSLAMALVGAPELIVLDEPTVGLDPVLRADLWTLFRGLADRGVTLIVSSHVMDEALRCDRLLLMRDGRIIADTTPASLLADTGAADPEAAFLTLIERDRAAEHITRRSRRGAREHGEEQGE, from the coding sequence ATGATGAATAACGCGGCGGTCGCGATCGCGCAGCTCCGGGTGCGACGGGGAAAGGTGCGGGTGTTCGACGGCGTCGACCTCACCATCCCGCGCGGACAGGTCACCGGACTGCTGGGTCCCTCCGGCTGCGGCAAGACCACCCTCATGCGCTCGATCGTGGGGGTCCAGCGCGTCGAATCGGGCGACGTGACCGTGCTGGGCGAGCCGGGCGGATCGCGACAGCTCCGGAACCGGGTGGCCTACGGCACCCAGGGTGCGGCGGTGTACGGCGACCTCACGGTGCGGCAGAACCTCGTCTACGTCGCCGCGCTGCTCGGGGCTCCCCGGGGCGATGTGGAGCGCGTGATCGACGAGGTCGGGTTGCGGGGCCAGGCGGGCCAGCTGGTCGAGTCGCTCAGCGGCGGGCAGTCCACGCGCGTCTCCCTCGCGATGGCCCTCGTCGGCGCGCCGGAGCTGATCGTGCTGGACGAGCCGACCGTCGGCCTCGACCCCGTGCTGCGCGCCGACCTGTGGACCCTGTTCCGCGGCCTGGCCGACCGCGGCGTGACCCTGATCGTCTCCAGCCACGTGATGGACGAGGCGCTGCGCTGCGATCGGCTGCTGCTGATGCGCGACGGGCGGATCATCGCCGACACGACGCCCGCGTCGCTGCTGGCCGACACGGGCGCCGCGGATCCGGAGGCGGCCTTCCTCACGCTGATCGAACGGGACCGTGCGGCAGAGCACATCACGCGCCGATCCCGACGCGGTGCCCGGGAGCACGGAGAGGAGCAGGGGGAATGA
- a CDS encoding ABC transporter permease produces the protein MNGRRMFATAARVLTQLRHDPRSIALMLVAPSLLVGLFAWLFAEQEGVFDQFGGAILALFPFIVMFLITSITTLRERRSGTLERLMTTPLGKADFILGYALAFGLMALLQAVITVSFAVGVCGLDVEGELWQLGLVAVVDALLGTALGLLASAFAQTEFQAVQFMPVLVFPQIILGGLFMPRDQMPDVLHTISDWLPLSYAIDTINAVAAGDGGWDVYRPLLVVVAFCVGALVLASLTLRRRTA, from the coding sequence ATGAACGGCCGCCGCATGTTCGCGACCGCGGCCCGCGTGCTGACGCAGCTGCGGCACGACCCTCGCTCGATCGCGCTGATGCTCGTCGCCCCCAGCCTGCTGGTCGGACTGTTCGCCTGGCTGTTCGCGGAGCAGGAGGGCGTGTTCGACCAGTTCGGCGGGGCGATCCTGGCACTGTTCCCGTTCATCGTGATGTTCCTCATCACCTCGATCACCACGCTGCGCGAGCGCCGCTCCGGCACCCTCGAACGGCTCATGACCACCCCGCTCGGCAAGGCCGACTTCATCCTCGGGTATGCCCTGGCCTTCGGGCTCATGGCACTGCTGCAGGCGGTGATCACGGTGTCGTTCGCGGTGGGGGTGTGCGGGCTCGACGTGGAGGGCGAGCTGTGGCAGCTGGGCCTGGTCGCGGTGGTCGACGCCCTGCTCGGCACCGCGCTCGGGCTGCTCGCGAGTGCGTTCGCGCAGACGGAGTTCCAGGCGGTGCAGTTCATGCCGGTGCTGGTGTTCCCGCAGATCATCCTCGGCGGGCTGTTCATGCCGCGCGACCAGATGCCCGACGTTCTGCACACGATCTCGGACTGGCTGCCGCTCAGCTACGCGATCGACACGATCAACGCGGTCGCCGCGGGCGACGGCGGGTGGGACGTGTACCGCCCGCTGCTCGTGGTGGTCGCGTTCTGCGTCGGAGCGCTCGTGCTCGCGTCGCTCACGCTGCGGCGTCGCACGGCCTGA